From the genome of Mixophyes fleayi isolate aMixFle1 chromosome 2, aMixFle1.hap1, whole genome shotgun sequence, one region includes:
- the GJA5 gene encoding gap junction alpha-5 protein — protein MGDWTFLGEFLEEVQKHSTVVGKVWLTILFIFRMLVLGTAAESSWGDEQSDFMCDTIQPGCENVCYDKAFPISHIRFWVLQIIFVSTPSLLYMGHAMHTVRIEEKKKLREEEMKSKEDMSGDSTFHQQKYPAEKLELPYRDEVSGKIRLQGSLLNTYVCSILIRTAMEVGFIVGQYMLYGIFLKTLYVCHRSPCPHPVNCYVSRPTEKNVFIVFMLAVATLSLLLSLVELYYLSWKKLKQKISKSSANSANAVRVATIEPEHRSQSCTPPPDFNQCLNSNKTKFGSPFNNTLASQQNTANFATEMVKSEDDIGQAQFIHINYAQNAPVNNHSTSQHMPNGYCHNGRRSSKTSRTSSKARSDDLAV, from the coding sequence ATGGGCGACTGGACCTTTCTAGGAGAATTCTTAGAAGAAGTGCAGAAGCATTCCACAGTGGTGGGGAAAGTATGGCTGACCATCCTCTTTATCTTCCGGATGCTGGTTCTAGGCACCGCCGCAGAGTCCTCCTGGGGAGACGAACAGTCAGACTTTATGTGTGACACGATCCAACCCGGTTGCGAGAATGTCTGCTACGACAAAGCCTTCCCCATCTCCCACATCCGATTTTGGGTCCTCCAGATCATTTTTGTCTCCACCCCATCTCTACTTTACATGGGACATGCCATGCATACCGTCCGGATAGAGGAAAAAAAGAAACTCAGGGAAGAAGAAATGAAGTCGAAAGAGGACATGAGCGGAGACTCAACTTTTCATCAACAAAAGTACCCAGCCGAAAAACTAGAACTTCCGTATAGGGATGAGGTGTCTGGGAAGATCAGGCTTCAAGGAAGTCTGTTGAACACCTACGTGTGTAGTATTCTCATCCGCACCGCGATGGAAGTAGGTTTTATCGTTGGACAATATATGCTCTACGGGATTTTTTTGAAAACCCTCTATGTATGCCATAGGAGTCCTTGCCCGCATCCCGTGAACTGCTATGTGTCAAGGCCAACGGAGAAGAACGTTTTCATCGTATTTATGTTGGCCGTGGCAACCCTCTCGCTTTTGCTTAGTCTTGTTGAGCTGTACTATTTGTCATGGAAAAAACTCAAGCAAAAAATATCTAAGTCTTCAGCAAATAGCGCGAATGCGGTTAGAGTAGCTACGATAGAGCCAGAGCACCGGTCCCAGAGCTGCACCCCTCCACCGGACTTTAACCAATGCTTGAACAGTAACAAGACGAAGTTCGGCAGCCCTTTCAACAACACTTTGGCATCTCAGCAGAACACAGCGAACTTTGCCACCGAAATGGTCAAAAGTGAAGATGACATTGGACAAGCCCAATTCATCCACATAAACTATGCACAAAACGCTCCAGTCAACAACCACTCTACGTCCCAACACATGCCCAATGGCTACTGTCACAATGGCCGTCGCTCGAGTAAGACCAGCCGCACTAGCAGCAAAGCTCGTTCAGACGACCTGGCTGTGTGA